One genomic region from Sphingobacterium multivorum encodes:
- a CDS encoding DNA alkylation repair protein, giving the protein MDKITSKVQIREIVAAAKQQGQQSGIESFMLSLQACLLKKKVRFPLLEFAAREIMLFVPETEQLHLTDRLIATTEMGSYVLTGIILQQRLPEHFEQSIHKACTYITIGNQWYVCDIIGERVLGHALLTSPKKAIPLLKELAHHSDKWIVRTIGVATHYAVKKGLSATYVNILLKLLISLSNTTDFHVKKGIGWGAKTIAKFHPDLVNCYSKAIESPETKQWFRTKITIGLNRHNLRTKQNRQNDTTIHLNQ; this is encoded by the coding sequence ATGGACAAAATTACCAGTAAAGTACAGATCCGAGAAATTGTCGCAGCGGCGAAACAGCAAGGACAGCAATCCGGTATAGAATCCTTTATGTTAAGCTTACAAGCGTGTTTACTGAAAAAGAAAGTTCGTTTTCCGCTTCTGGAGTTTGCGGCCAGGGAAATTATGCTATTCGTACCTGAAACCGAGCAGTTACACTTAACAGATCGTCTCATTGCCACAACAGAAATGGGAAGTTATGTTTTAACGGGAATAATTCTCCAGCAACGTCTCCCCGAACACTTCGAACAATCCATCCATAAAGCCTGTACCTATATAACCATAGGTAATCAATGGTACGTCTGTGATATCATCGGCGAACGCGTACTTGGTCATGCGCTGTTGACTTCGCCTAAAAAAGCAATACCTCTATTAAAAGAATTAGCTCATCATTCTGACAAATGGATTGTCCGAACAATTGGTGTAGCTACACATTATGCCGTAAAAAAAGGCCTATCAGCCACATACGTAAACATTTTATTGAAGCTACTGATTTCATTGTCAAACACAACAGATTTTCATGTAAAAAAGGGAATTGGCTGGGGAGCCAAAACAATAGCAAAATTCCATCCCGATCTTGTTAATTGTTACAGTAAAGCAATTGAATCGCCAGAAACCAAACAATGGTTTCGGACAAAAATTACGATTGGTCTCAATCGCCACAACTTGAGGACTAAACAGAATCGGCAGAATGATACGACCATTCATCTTAACCAATGA
- a CDS encoding DinB family protein, which translates to MSLKTLITKSAEYNNWVVNKYINWLADKSDDQLNQEVPSSFPTILKTLNHILQTQEYWWSHIAESNDFDFEKKRATKEEIFEALQRSSAQLVDYIHKLTELDLEKNIKVESPWFQCDFTKYEYIQQLILHGTYHRGQIVTMGRAIGITDAPMTDFNYWNIYKDQQ; encoded by the coding sequence ATGAGTTTAAAAACCTTAATCACAAAAAGTGCTGAATATAACAACTGGGTCGTCAATAAATACATCAATTGGTTGGCTGATAAATCAGATGACCAACTTAACCAAGAGGTACCTTCAAGTTTCCCGACCATTTTGAAGACCTTAAACCACATCTTGCAGACACAGGAATATTGGTGGAGCCACATTGCGGAAAGCAATGATTTTGATTTTGAGAAAAAGCGAGCCACAAAAGAAGAAATATTTGAAGCACTACAAAGAAGTTCAGCTCAACTCGTGGATTACATACACAAACTAACCGAGTTGGATCTTGAAAAAAATATCAAAGTGGAATCACCATGGTTTCAATGCGACTTCACGAAGTATGAATACATACAACAGCTGATCCTCCACGGAACATATCACAGGGGACAGATCGTTACAATGGGCCGAGCTATTGGAATAACTGATGCTCCAATGACAGACTTTAATTATTGGAATATTTATAAAGATCAACAATAG
- a CDS encoding alpha-L-fucosidase, which translates to MIKATHCILSLLAMLFMNMGNAQVNYLQESKKDFDKRMHWFREAKYGMFIHFGLYSQLGGMYNGNSTKGYAEWIQSEMNIPKAAYSELINTWNPKDFNADRIVQLAKDAGMKYIVLTTKHHEGFCLWDSPYTDYDIASTPMKGRDLVRELSIACKKAGIRFGTYYSIIDWHHDSQYVDPNGKGDWGQILIKPEQKAAYIQYMKNQLKELVVKYDTDILWFDGDWVNWWDMAAGEDLYQYLRKLKPTLIINNRVAKRDQFKRDFGTPEQEHPGTLLDYDWEACYTLNNSWGYKKSDNNWKSPTEVNTKLREINEKGGNLLLNIGPDANGNVPAASKEILLKAAAERKKN; encoded by the coding sequence ATGATAAAAGCAACGCATTGTATTCTTTCTTTACTAGCCATGTTGTTTATGAACATGGGAAACGCCCAAGTTAATTATTTGCAGGAATCCAAAAAGGATTTTGATAAACGGATGCATTGGTTTAGGGAAGCAAAGTACGGAATGTTTATTCATTTTGGGCTTTATAGTCAACTTGGAGGGATGTATAATGGGAATTCGACCAAAGGATATGCCGAATGGATACAATCGGAGATGAATATTCCGAAGGCAGCATATTCGGAACTGATCAACACCTGGAATCCCAAGGACTTCAATGCGGATCGTATTGTTCAATTGGCTAAGGATGCTGGAATGAAATATATCGTCCTGACGACCAAACATCATGAGGGATTTTGTCTGTGGGATTCCCCCTATACAGATTATGATATCGCTTCGACGCCAATGAAAGGAAGAGATCTCGTGCGGGAGTTGTCCATAGCTTGTAAGAAAGCTGGGATTAGATTTGGTACCTACTACAGTATTATCGACTGGCATCACGATTCGCAATATGTTGATCCCAATGGTAAAGGCGACTGGGGCCAGATTCTCATTAAGCCGGAACAGAAAGCCGCTTATATTCAATACATGAAAAATCAATTGAAAGAATTGGTTGTTAAGTATGATACTGACATCCTTTGGTTTGATGGGGACTGGGTGAATTGGTGGGATATGGCCGCGGGAGAAGATCTTTATCAATATCTACGCAAATTAAAACCCACTCTAATCATTAATAACCGCGTAGCAAAGAGGGATCAATTTAAGCGTGATTTTGGAACGCCTGAACAAGAACATCCTGGAACGTTGCTGGATTACGATTGGGAAGCCTGTTATACCTTGAATAATTCTTGGGGATATAAAAAATCAGATAATAATTGGAAATCTCCTACAGAAGTAAATACTAAGCTGCGCGAGATAAATGAAAAAGGCGGGAATTTGCTGCTCAATATTGGGCCTGATGCTAACGGAAATGTGCCGGCTGCCAGTAAAGAAATTTTGTTGAAAGCAGCAGCAGAGCGAAAAAAGAACTAA
- a CDS encoding EthD family reductase, giving the protein MKTKIILVLVLITMLLGFQCDVKADPPFHKKGAIKVSIFYRNGPGKTFDWDYYLPKHIALVKKVYGKALKGVTIDKGLSGRGSAEGPIYLAICHLYFDSVAAYQDPLKENGKKFAEDFPKYTNITPEIQINEVIQ; this is encoded by the coding sequence ATGAAAACAAAGATCATTTTAGTTCTGGTTTTGATAACCATGCTGTTGGGGTTTCAGTGCGATGTAAAGGCAGATCCACCTTTTCATAAAAAAGGGGCGATCAAGGTATCGATTTTTTATCGCAATGGACCTGGAAAGACATTTGATTGGGATTATTATCTCCCTAAACACATTGCGCTTGTCAAAAAAGTTTACGGTAAAGCATTGAAAGGCGTAACCATTGATAAAGGGCTTTCGGGACGTGGCTCAGCAGAAGGCCCGATCTATTTGGCCATTTGTCATTTGTATTTTGATTCTGTTGCAGCCTATCAGGATCCTTTAAAAGAAAATGGGAAAAAGTTTGCCGAAGATTTTCCAAAATATACGAATATTACACCAGAGATACAGATCAATGAAGTCATTCAATAG
- a CDS encoding PDZ domain-containing protein: protein MLFPKLLFIGLTGVASLSVHGQQSGSVKRIYISTKGSDRNQGTMGSPYATAEAALRSVEKQKQEKNTPDIEIIFMAGTYQLDKPIELSAGVSGTRRQPLRIKAEDGAQVTLSGAKSLNLKWEQGDRGIWVAKVTRGVNFQSLYANDKHLVRARYPNYDPTVLPFQGYAADALSPERVTTWKTPKGGIVHALHAGRWGGFHYKITGKDGLSTVTLEGGQQNNRPSKMHETYRFVENIFEELDTFQEWYLDEEKALLYYMPAKGINPNQLKFVAPQLENLIYLSGSSFSPVHDIEVSGLRFMYTAPTFMKTSEPLLRSDWTIYRQGAVKIEGAENCIFRANDFIALGGNAIFVNNYNREVKIEGNRIEQIGAGAINFVGDPAAVRSPAFRYEKFVPFDQMDTIKGPKTNNYPMNCEASDNLIHNIGLIEKQVAGVQVSMAESLRILHNTIYNVPRAGINVGDGTWGGHEIAYNDVFNTVLETSDHGAFNSWGRDRFWHPNRKEMDELTRKHPNLILLDAVKTTKIHDNRFRCDHGWDIDLDDGSSNYEIYNNLCLSGGLKLREGFYRKVYNNVMINNGFHPHVWFQHSHDVFRNNIVMESHQDIQVKYWGEEVDHNIYGRQDDLNKDRVKGIEKHGWVIQLNFTNPAHGDFRLKNWKDQDFKNFDMLHFGVTSKRLKTLAASPEIPQLIQSEAKEQGSRWTWKSGVFKSVETLGEQSAAGLPSINGVLLLELDEKGNLYKSGLRVGDVVLNYQGEKIDQLIDLQQAIKKHVHADQPKVLIFRNQQQQELTLQL, encoded by the coding sequence ATGTTATTTCCAAAATTATTATTTATTGGCCTTACCGGTGTCGCTTCACTTAGCGTGCATGGGCAACAGTCTGGCTCGGTAAAACGTATTTACATCAGTACAAAAGGAAGTGATAGAAACCAAGGAACCATGGGCAGTCCCTATGCCACAGCTGAAGCCGCACTGCGATCGGTAGAAAAACAGAAACAAGAAAAAAATACACCAGACATCGAAATCATCTTTATGGCGGGCACCTACCAGCTGGATAAACCGATTGAATTGTCTGCTGGGGTATCGGGTACAAGAAGGCAACCCTTGCGGATCAAAGCTGAGGATGGAGCACAAGTTACGCTGAGTGGTGCCAAATCGCTTAACCTCAAATGGGAACAGGGCGATCGTGGTATTTGGGTGGCTAAGGTCACAAGAGGTGTAAACTTCCAAAGTCTATATGCTAATGATAAGCATCTTGTTCGGGCACGTTATCCAAACTATGATCCCACTGTCTTACCATTTCAAGGCTATGCTGCAGATGCATTAAGTCCCGAACGCGTAACAACGTGGAAAACCCCCAAGGGGGGAATTGTACATGCTTTGCATGCTGGTCGCTGGGGAGGATTCCATTATAAGATTACAGGAAAAGATGGCCTATCAACAGTTACACTTGAAGGTGGGCAGCAAAATAATCGGCCCAGTAAAATGCACGAGACCTATCGCTTTGTAGAAAATATCTTTGAGGAACTCGATACCTTTCAAGAGTGGTACTTGGATGAAGAGAAAGCATTATTATACTATATGCCTGCTAAAGGAATTAATCCCAACCAGCTGAAGTTTGTAGCGCCACAATTGGAAAATCTAATCTATCTTTCAGGTTCATCTTTCAGTCCAGTGCATGATATTGAGGTTAGTGGCCTTCGCTTCATGTATACTGCTCCTACCTTTATGAAAACAAGCGAACCACTCTTACGTAGTGATTGGACGATCTATCGACAGGGAGCAGTAAAGATTGAAGGTGCGGAAAACTGTATCTTCCGCGCGAATGATTTTATCGCTTTGGGCGGCAATGCAATATTTGTTAATAATTACAATCGCGAGGTCAAAATCGAAGGAAACCGGATTGAACAAATCGGTGCCGGAGCGATCAATTTTGTAGGTGACCCAGCGGCAGTGCGCTCACCGGCATTTCGATATGAAAAATTTGTCCCATTTGACCAAATGGATACCATTAAAGGACCAAAAACCAATAATTATCCCATGAACTGTGAGGCAAGTGACAATCTGATCCATAACATTGGATTGATCGAAAAACAAGTAGCAGGTGTGCAGGTCTCCATGGCTGAATCTCTACGAATTTTGCATAATACCATTTACAATGTGCCTCGAGCAGGTATTAATGTAGGTGATGGTACTTGGGGCGGTCATGAGATAGCTTACAATGATGTTTTTAATACAGTCCTGGAAACCAGCGATCATGGTGCCTTCAACTCATGGGGGCGCGACCGATTTTGGCATCCCAATCGAAAGGAGATGGATGAACTGACGAGGAAACATCCCAATTTAATATTGCTGGACGCAGTCAAAACAACCAAAATTCATGATAATAGATTTCGCTGCGATCACGGTTGGGATATTGATTTGGACGACGGATCTTCCAACTATGAAATTTACAATAACCTTTGTTTAAGTGGAGGACTAAAACTAAGAGAAGGGTTTTATCGCAAAGTGTACAACAACGTGATGATCAACAATGGTTTTCATCCTCATGTATGGTTTCAGCATAGTCACGATGTATTCCGTAATAATATCGTGATGGAGTCCCATCAGGATATACAGGTCAAGTATTGGGGGGAAGAGGTAGACCATAATATTTACGGACGGCAGGACGACCTAAACAAAGATCGGGTGAAAGGCATAGAAAAACATGGTTGGGTTATTCAATTGAACTTTACGAATCCCGCACATGGTGATTTCCGGTTGAAAAACTGGAAGGATCAGGATTTTAAAAATTTTGACATGTTGCATTTTGGAGTTACCAGTAAAAGACTTAAAACTCTAGCCGCTAGTCCTGAAATACCACAGTTGATCCAATCCGAAGCAAAGGAGCAAGGGAGCAGGTGGACCTGGAAGTCGGGGGTATTTAAATCAGTGGAGACTTTGGGCGAGCAGTCGGCTGCAGGCCTACCCTCGATAAACGGCGTACTGTTGCTCGAGTTGGATGAAAAAGGCAATCTTTATAAAAGCGGTTTGCGTGTCGGCGATGTTGTATTGAATTATCAGGGCGAGAAAATAGATCAATTAATAGACCTGCAACAAGCGATTAAAAAGCATGTACACGCTGACCAGCCGAAGGTGTTAATTTTTAGAAACCAACAGCAGCAGGAATTAACCCTGCAGCTGTAG